A genome region from Dethiobacter alkaliphilus AHT 1 includes the following:
- the hcp gene encoding hydroxylamine reductase, whose amino-acid sequence MYCNQCEQTAKGIACTTHGVCGKDPEVSALQDLLVHAVMGLSLYAVEGRKKGITDPEVDRFTVKAIFTTLTNVDFDPARFQNYINEAVAMRDKLKERVGVSFDHNSANFQPASDVAGLTEQGKQVSLDSDKETDADIQSMQQILLYGVKGVAAYADHAAILNQTDEKVYAFIQEAMAALTRNDLEANDWLGLILKCGEMNFRAMELLDAGNTGTYGHPTPTAVPLGHKKGKAIVVSGHDLKDLEELLKQTEGKGIYVYTHGEMLPTHGYPELKKYSHFYGHYGTAWQNQQKEFANFPGAILMTTNCIQKPQESYADNIFTTGLVGWPGVHHVDGHDYGPVIEKALAMPGFPSDEDNGTVNVGFARNAVIGVAPKVIEAVKGGAIKHFFLVGGCDGAKPGRNYYADLVEQAPKDTVILTLACGKFRFFDKDLGDIGGIPRLLDVGQCNDAYSAIQIALALANAFDCDVNELPLTLILSWYEQKAVAILLTLLHLGIKNIFIGPSLPAFITPNVLNVLVENYNLRPISTPEKDLEMILG is encoded by the coding sequence ATGTATTGTAACCAGTGTGAACAGACGGCAAAGGGGATTGCCTGTACTACTCACGGCGTGTGCGGCAAGGACCCGGAAGTATCGGCGCTGCAGGATCTTTTGGTTCATGCAGTTATGGGTCTGTCACTCTATGCCGTTGAGGGCCGCAAAAAAGGGATTACAGATCCTGAGGTGGACCGGTTCACAGTCAAGGCCATCTTCACCACCCTTACCAACGTGGATTTCGATCCCGCCCGTTTCCAAAATTACATCAATGAGGCAGTTGCCATGCGGGATAAGCTGAAAGAAAGAGTTGGTGTCAGCTTTGATCACAATTCTGCTAACTTCCAACCGGCCTCTGATGTTGCCGGCTTGACTGAACAAGGCAAACAAGTGAGCCTGGATTCTGATAAAGAAACGGATGCCGATATTCAGTCTATGCAGCAAATCCTCCTTTATGGGGTTAAGGGTGTGGCTGCCTATGCGGACCATGCTGCCATTCTGAATCAGACTGATGAGAAGGTATATGCGTTCATTCAGGAAGCCATGGCTGCCCTGACCCGTAACGACCTGGAAGCAAATGATTGGCTGGGCCTGATTCTTAAGTGCGGTGAAATGAACTTCAGAGCCATGGAACTTTTAGATGCCGGTAATACCGGAACCTATGGCCACCCCACCCCCACTGCGGTTCCCCTGGGCCACAAAAAAGGCAAAGCCATCGTGGTTTCCGGTCATGATCTAAAAGATTTGGAAGAGCTGCTGAAGCAAACAGAAGGCAAAGGCATTTACGTCTATACTCACGGTGAAATGCTCCCCACTCACGGGTATCCTGAGCTGAAAAAATACAGTCATTTTTACGGGCATTACGGCACCGCCTGGCAGAACCAGCAAAAAGAATTTGCTAACTTCCCCGGTGCAATCCTGATGACCACCAACTGCATCCAGAAACCACAGGAAAGCTATGCTGACAATATCTTTACCACCGGCTTGGTTGGCTGGCCTGGAGTTCACCATGTTGATGGCCATGACTATGGTCCGGTTATTGAAAAAGCACTGGCTATGCCCGGGTTCCCCTCCGATGAAGATAACGGTACAGTTAATGTAGGCTTTGCCCGCAATGCTGTAATCGGTGTGGCTCCCAAGGTAATTGAAGCTGTTAAAGGCGGCGCCATTAAGCACTTCTTCCTGGTAGGCGGTTGCGACGGTGCCAAGCCCGGCCGTAACTACTACGCAGACTTGGTGGAACAAGCGCCTAAGGACACTGTAATCCTCACCCTGGCCTGCGGTAAGTTCCGCTTCTTTGACAAAGACCTGGGTGATATCGGCGGCATTCCCAGATTGCTGGATGTGGGTCAGTGTAACGATGCCTACTCTGCTATCCAGATTGCACTGGCTTTGGCCAATGCATTTGACTGCGATGTCAACGAACTGCCGCTGACACTGATTCTGTCCTGGTATGAGCAGAAAGCGGTTGCCATCCTGTTAACCCTGCTCCATCTGGGCATTAAAAACATCTTTATCGGACCAAGCCTGCCGGCGTTTATTACCCCCAACGTACTCAACGTCTTGGTAGAGAACTACAACCTGCGTCCGATTTCCACTCCGGAAAAAGACCTGGAGATGATTCTTGGCTAA
- a CDS encoding c-type cytochrome gives MFSKKSFVLFLLLALVTVFAIGCGDNTGNYSNEDNNEEYVNGENNEDYTDGDNNNEVLPALTGAELVEERCSQCHGLDQVYRERGNWPATVDRMVDKRPGLLDDDEYDLVVEYLEENYGN, from the coding sequence GTGTTTAGCAAAAAATCTTTTGTTTTATTTCTGCTTCTGGCTCTGGTAACGGTTTTTGCTATAGGTTGTGGGGATAATACCGGGAATTACTCTAATGAAGACAATAATGAAGAATATGTAAATGGAGAAAATAACGAGGATTATACTGACGGCGATAATAACAATGAGGTATTGCCGGCATTAACCGGAGCTGAGTTGGTAGAAGAACGCTGCAGCCAGTGTCATGGCCTTGACCAGGTTTACCGAGAACGGGGTAACTGGCCAGCGACTGTGGACCGGATGGTGGATAAGCGTCCTGGCCTGCTTGACGATGATGAATACGATCTTGTAGTAGAATATCTTGAAGAAAACTATGGTAACTAG